In Pedobacter heparinus DSM 2366, the following are encoded in one genomic region:
- a CDS encoding efflux transporter outer membrane subunit — MKPYIGLLLLLITLASCRISKPYQQPEFDTGKLYRDAEGRDTTNIVSVHWNKFFGDTILTGLIAEGLSRNIDMKIALQRIDAARANFQQSKAAFLPDLNGNASIKQSKLAFPQGFGLINSSTQYDIGLSASWEADIWGKLKSTKRSALAGLLQTEEARKAVQTQLIADIANRYFTLLALDQQLQVLEQTVNNRKTDVRTMKALKAANIVNGAAEVQSEASQYAAEVAVPRLKKQIRETENALNILLARPPSAIYRSSLDEQQLLIDLKAGIPAQLLQNRPDIKQAEYAFMAAFENTNAARKLFYPSFNLTAAGGFTSFSLKDWLTPDGLFGNIAAGLAQPIFNKGLNKARLITARTVQQEAALNFQQFLLKAGEEVSNALFAYQTAKTQQEIRVKQLAALQKSVDFTKKLLRYSSATNYTDVLTSEQNLLSAQMEDIDDKLQQWQAVIALYRSLGGGSEN; from the coding sequence ATGAAACCATATATAGGACTACTGCTGCTATTGATAACGCTTGCTTCCTGCCGGATATCAAAACCCTATCAGCAACCGGAGTTTGATACGGGTAAACTGTACCGGGATGCTGAAGGTAGAGATACCACAAACATAGTATCGGTACACTGGAACAAGTTTTTTGGTGATACCATTCTGACAGGGCTGATTGCAGAAGGTTTAAGCCGGAATATTGATATGAAAATTGCTTTGCAGCGTATTGATGCGGCAAGGGCTAATTTTCAACAAAGCAAAGCGGCCTTTTTACCGGATTTAAATGGCAATGCCAGTATTAAACAATCTAAACTCGCTTTTCCGCAGGGCTTCGGACTCATCAACTCGTCTACGCAGTACGATATTGGCCTGAGTGCAAGCTGGGAAGCCGATATCTGGGGTAAACTAAAAAGCACCAAACGAAGTGCCCTGGCAGGACTGCTGCAAACAGAGGAGGCACGAAAAGCTGTGCAAACCCAGTTAATTGCGGATATTGCCAATCGTTATTTTACTTTGCTAGCCCTTGATCAGCAATTGCAGGTTTTGGAACAAACTGTAAATAACCGGAAAACTGATGTGCGTACAATGAAGGCCTTAAAAGCCGCCAATATAGTAAACGGTGCAGCAGAAGTGCAAAGTGAAGCCAGTCAGTATGCGGCTGAAGTGGCTGTCCCACGCTTAAAAAAGCAGATCAGGGAAACGGAAAACGCATTAAACATATTGTTGGCGAGACCTCCATCGGCAATTTATAGGTCATCTTTGGATGAACAACAACTTTTGATAGATTTAAAAGCCGGTATTCCGGCACAACTGCTGCAAAACCGCCCGGATATTAAACAGGCTGAGTATGCTTTTATGGCTGCTTTTGAAAATACCAATGCTGCCCGTAAATTGTTCTATCCCTCGTTTAACCTAACAGCAGCGGGTGGTTTTACCAGCTTCAGTTTAAAAGACTGGCTAACGCCAGATGGTTTATTTGGCAATATTGCGGCGGGCTTAGCGCAGCCAATTTTTAACAAAGGCCTAAATAAGGCAAGGTTAATCACTGCCCGGACTGTGCAACAGGAAGCGGCCTTAAATTTCCAGCAATTTTTACTGAAGGCCGGAGAGGAGGTGTCTAATGCATTGTTTGCTTATCAGACGGCTAAAACGCAACAGGAAATCAGGGTTAAACAGTTAGCCGCACTTCAGAAATCAGTTGATTTTACAAAGAAGCTACTGCGTTACAGTTCGGCTACCAATTATACGGATGTGCTGACCTCTGAGCAGAATCTGCTGTCGGCACAAATGGAGGATATTGACGATAAACTGCAGCAGTGGCAGGCGGTAATTGCATTGTACCGTTCTCTTGGCGGAGGTAGTGAAAATTAG
- a CDS encoding valine--tRNA ligase: MSISTKYDPAATEDKWYSYWLSKKFFHSEPDEREPYTIVIPPPNVTGVLHMGHMLNNTIQDVLIRKARMQGKNACWVPGTDHASIATEAKVVAMLKERGINKADISREEFLKYAWEWKEKYGGIILDQLKKLGASCDWDRTRFTMEDDLSDAVIDSFIHLYKKGWIYRGIRMVNWDPAGKTAVSDEEVIRKEVNQKLYYIKYTVSGSDDFITIATTRPETIMADAAVCINPNDERYTHLKGKKVFVPLINREIPVIEDEYVTMDFGTGCLKVTPAHDLNDYELGVKHKLPVIDILNDDGTLNELAVVLVGEDRFVARKKIAKLLDEAGHLDKVEDYKSQVGFSERTDAAIEPKLSMQWFCKMDQMAKPALEDVLNGDVKLIPEKFVNTYRHWMENVRDWNISRQLWWGQQIPAWYDNQGNWVVAKTKEEALDEFLKLKDPEGQFTAEEKAGCKNQLAAFIKQDPDVMDTWFSSWLWPISVFDGFKNPDNKDINYYYPTNDLVTAPEILFFWVARMIMAGHEFRGQKPFTNVYLTGIVRDKLGRKMSKSLGNSPDPIGLIEKYGADGVRVGMLLCSPAGNDLMFDESYCEQGRNFANKIWNAFRLVKGWEVEPALENPNQQAILWFENRFNEALAEIEDNFKQYRLSEALMATYKLVWDDFCAWYLEMVKPAYQHPVDAETLKATIAFFEKILTLLHPFMPFITEELWHDELFGEKGEMDCCIVASYPAVGAVDTALLKDVEVVKTLVAEIRNVRNTKQISPKEALPLAIKVNSALDYEKWLNIVFKLANISEVELVNDKIPGAVSFMVGNDEFFIHLNEAIDIDVERERLNAELVYLQGFLKSVNAKLGNERFVQNAKPEIIQNERNKQADAEGKIKIIEESLAALK, encoded by the coding sequence ATGAGCATTTCAACAAAATACGATCCGGCGGCAACAGAAGATAAATGGTACAGTTACTGGCTTTCAAAGAAATTTTTTCACTCTGAGCCAGATGAACGCGAACCTTATACCATTGTTATCCCTCCGCCAAATGTGACCGGTGTTTTGCACATGGGGCACATGCTGAACAATACCATTCAGGACGTATTGATCCGCAAGGCACGTATGCAGGGTAAAAATGCATGCTGGGTTCCGGGTACCGACCATGCTTCTATTGCAACGGAGGCAAAGGTGGTTGCCATGCTTAAAGAAAGGGGTATCAACAAGGCTGATATCAGCCGCGAAGAATTTTTAAAATATGCCTGGGAGTGGAAAGAGAAATACGGAGGTATTATTCTTGATCAGCTGAAAAAACTGGGAGCCAGCTGCGACTGGGACCGCACGCGTTTTACCATGGAAGACGATCTTTCGGATGCCGTGATCGATAGTTTTATCCACCTGTATAAAAAGGGCTGGATTTATAGGGGGATCCGTATGGTAAACTGGGATCCGGCAGGCAAAACCGCTGTTTCTGATGAGGAAGTGATCCGTAAGGAAGTAAACCAGAAACTGTATTACATTAAGTATACGGTTTCCGGGTCAGATGATTTCATTACGATAGCCACTACACGCCCTGAAACCATTATGGCAGATGCGGCAGTCTGTATTAACCCAAATGATGAGCGTTATACCCATCTTAAAGGCAAAAAGGTGTTTGTACCTTTAATTAACCGCGAAATTCCGGTAATTGAAGATGAGTATGTGACGATGGATTTTGGTACGGGCTGCTTAAAAGTTACGCCTGCGCATGACCTGAACGACTATGAACTGGGTGTAAAACATAAGCTTCCGGTAATTGATATTTTAAATGATGATGGTACATTAAACGAACTGGCTGTTGTTTTGGTTGGTGAAGACCGTTTTGTGGCCAGAAAAAAGATTGCTAAACTATTGGATGAAGCCGGTCATTTAGACAAGGTGGAAGACTATAAATCGCAGGTAGGTTTTTCGGAACGTACAGATGCGGCTATAGAACCTAAACTGTCTATGCAATGGTTCTGTAAAATGGACCAGATGGCAAAACCAGCTTTGGAAGATGTATTGAATGGTGATGTAAAGCTGATCCCTGAAAAGTTTGTGAACACTTACCGTCACTGGATGGAGAATGTGCGCGACTGGAACATTAGCCGCCAGCTGTGGTGGGGCCAGCAGATTCCTGCCTGGTACGATAACCAGGGCAACTGGGTAGTGGCCAAAACCAAAGAAGAAGCTTTAGATGAGTTTTTAAAACTCAAAGACCCTGAGGGACAATTTACAGCAGAAGAGAAAGCAGGTTGCAAAAATCAGCTTGCAGCCTTTATCAAACAGGATCCGGATGTAATGGATACCTGGTTCTCGTCCTGGTTATGGCCAATCTCGGTATTTGATGGTTTTAAAAATCCTGACAATAAGGATATCAACTATTATTATCCGACCAATGACCTGGTTACTGCACCCGAGATTTTATTTTTCTGGGTAGCCAGGATGATCATGGCGGGGCATGAATTCAGGGGGCAGAAGCCTTTTACCAATGTTTATTTAACAGGAATTGTTAGGGATAAACTGGGGCGTAAGATGTCTAAATCTTTGGGGAACTCTCCTGACCCGATCGGGCTGATAGAAAAATATGGTGCAGATGGTGTCAGGGTAGGGATGTTATTGTGTTCACCTGCCGGTAACGACCTGATGTTTGACGAAAGCTATTGTGAACAGGGCCGTAATTTTGCCAATAAAATCTGGAATGCCTTCCGTCTGGTGAAAGGCTGGGAAGTAGAGCCTGCATTGGAAAACCCTAATCAGCAGGCCATATTGTGGTTTGAAAACCGCTTTAATGAGGCCCTGGCTGAAATAGAAGATAATTTTAAACAATATCGTTTATCGGAAGCCTTAATGGCTACCTATAAACTGGTATGGGATGATTTCTGTGCCTGGTACCTGGAAATGGTTAAACCGGCTTACCAGCATCCTGTAGACGCAGAAACTTTAAAGGCAACCATTGCTTTCTTTGAAAAGATATTGACATTGCTGCATCCATTTATGCCCTTTATTACAGAAGAGCTATGGCATGATGAGCTGTTTGGTGAAAAAGGAGAAATGGACTGCTGCATTGTAGCCAGCTATCCTGCTGTAGGTGCTGTTGATACAGCTTTGCTGAAAGATGTTGAAGTTGTTAAAACACTGGTTGCAGAAATCAGAAATGTGAGAAATACAAAGCAGATCTCGCCTAAAGAAGCTTTGCCATTGGCTATTAAAGTGAACTCTGCACTGGATTATGAGAAATGGCTGAACATTGTTTTCAAACTGGCCAATATCAGTGAGGTAGAACTGGTGAATGATAAGATTCCTGGTGCCGTAAGCTTTATGGTAGGAAACGACGAGTTTTTTATCCACCTGAATGAAGCCATTGATATAGATGTGGAAAGAGAACGTTTAAATGCCGAACTGGTGTATTTACAGGGTTTTTTAAAATCTGTAAATGCCAAGCTTGGAAATGAGCGTTTTGTACAGAATGCCAAGCCGGAAATTATCCAGAATGAGCGAAACAAGCAGGCAGATGCAGAAGGGAAGATTAAGATCATTGAAGAAAGTCTGGCGGCTTTAAAATAG
- a CDS encoding efflux RND transporter periplasmic adaptor subunit, which produces MKATIQLPLFITLLFLIQSCGPEQQTAQQESIQEYPVTTIVKGETIINTEYPATIEGQQNIEIRSKVDGFVAQIFVDEGAAVKKGQLLFRINAPQYEQEVRTASAAIKNAEAEVNTAKMQVEKTLPLVREGIVSEYELKLANFNLHAKEAALLQARAGLANARTNLGYTAISSPADGVVGSIPYKTGSLVSSTSVQPLTTVSNIAHVFAYFSFNEKQFLDFTDSFTGKNMREKLKHFPAVTLLLANGAEYKEKGRMESIGGLINTETGAVNLRAGFPNPEGIIRSGASATIRIPLQVKDALLIPAKATYEMQEKLMAVTVNKDGTVKVTEIEVMDSPAGEFYVVKKGLNAGDHVVIEGKGGLKDGTKIKPVFASKLSTAKK; this is translated from the coding sequence ATGAAAGCAACAATACAATTACCACTATTTATAACCCTGCTTTTTTTAATACAGTCATGCGGACCAGAGCAGCAGACTGCGCAGCAGGAAAGCATACAGGAATATCCTGTGACAACGATCGTGAAGGGGGAGACGATCATCAATACAGAATATCCGGCCACAATTGAGGGGCAGCAGAACATAGAGATCCGTTCTAAGGTAGACGGTTTTGTGGCGCAGATTTTTGTAGATGAGGGTGCGGCCGTAAAAAAAGGGCAATTGCTGTTCAGGATCAATGCCCCTCAATATGAGCAGGAGGTAAGGACTGCCAGTGCGGCCATTAAAAATGCGGAGGCTGAAGTAAATACGGCTAAAATGCAGGTAGAAAAAACCTTGCCACTTGTAAGGGAGGGTATTGTAAGTGAGTATGAACTGAAGTTGGCAAACTTTAATTTACATGCCAAAGAAGCCGCACTGCTACAGGCGAGGGCTGGTCTGGCCAACGCCCGTACCAATTTAGGCTATACAGCGATCAGCAGTCCGGCCGATGGTGTTGTAGGCAGTATTCCTTACAAAACCGGCAGCCTGGTAAGCAGTACCTCGGTGCAGCCACTTACTACAGTATCCAATATCGCGCATGTTTTTGCCTATTTCTCTTTCAATGAAAAGCAATTTCTGGACTTTACCGACAGTTTTACAGGAAAAAATATGAGAGAAAAACTGAAGCACTTTCCCGCCGTTACGCTGTTACTGGCCAATGGAGCTGAATATAAAGAAAAAGGCCGTATGGAAAGTATTGGCGGACTGATCAATACAGAGACCGGTGCAGTAAATTTAAGGGCAGGTTTTCCTAACCCCGAAGGCATCATCAGAAGTGGCGCCAGTGCTACCATCCGTATCCCTTTGCAGGTAAAAGATGCCTTGTTGATTCCGGCCAAAGCGACCTATGAAATGCAGGAAAAGCTGATGGCTGTAACCGTAAATAAGGATGGAACAGTAAAGGTTACGGAGATAGAGGTTATGGATAGCCCTGCAGGTGAATTTTATGTGGTAAAAAAGGGCCTGAATGCGGGCGACCATGTGGTAATTGAAGGTAAGGGTGGTTTGAAAGATGGTACAAAGATCAAACCCGTATTTGCCAGTAAGCTCAGCACTGCTAAAAAATAG
- a CDS encoding type I restriction enzyme HsdR N-terminal domain-containing protein: MSFIPTPLNLPQYPFKITLKDTRHFIFDEIRKKHLVLTPEEWVRQHFIQYLILEKRFPKSLIQIEGGLNLNQLQKRTDIVIFNNQGQRIMVIECKAPAVKITQSVFDQAARYNSVHKTRWLVVTNGLKHCYATINHQEGQFAFVSELPDYGML; this comes from the coding sequence ATGTCATTTATACCAACCCCGCTAAACCTGCCCCAATATCCTTTTAAAATCACTTTAAAGGACACCAGGCATTTTATATTTGATGAAATACGGAAAAAGCACCTGGTACTGACACCAGAGGAATGGGTAAGACAGCATTTTATCCAGTACCTTATCCTTGAAAAAAGATTCCCCAAATCCCTCATCCAGATAGAAGGCGGGCTTAATCTCAACCAGTTGCAAAAAAGAACAGATATTGTAATTTTTAACAACCAGGGCCAAAGGATCATGGTCATCGAATGTAAGGCTCCCGCTGTAAAAATTACCCAGTCGGTATTTGACCAGGCCGCCAGGTACAATTCAGTTCATAAAACCAGGTGGCTTGTGGTAACCAATGGTTTAAAGCATTGCTACGCTACCATAAACCACCAGGAGGGGCAGTTCGCGTTTGTTTCCGAATTACCAGATTACGGAATGCTGTGA
- a CDS encoding N-acetylmuramoyl-L-alanine amidase family protein, with product MYNYTRFFILLLLGIILSGFGLKDNVLKGKVICIDAGHGGTAQTDLYRQGPTGEREEWVNLRVAILLKALLEAEGAKVVMTRTSDDFVPLATRSKIARENKAQLFLSIHHNATADSTVNFPIVYFHGKSSENKAGVAFGKEIARAMQSEFYEVKTPVSVVSDHTVFALEGASVLRNTYGIPGVLSEASFFTNPKEERQLKDPEHNRREAVAYLKAIRFFFSNKVEIIKDKDPNFVIPPFQGLQEAERMSEVAKKWLDDYRKGSLLMKSKDTAALQEAYELFTRSARSFPDSYVARQCHEQRVYLLKKLGKKEEARQEKLRSAEFYVK from the coding sequence ATGTACAACTACACAAGATTTTTTATCCTGTTGCTGCTGGGCATAATCTTGAGTGGTTTTGGATTAAAAGATAATGTGCTGAAGGGAAAAGTGATTTGTATAGATGCAGGACATGGAGGTACCGCGCAAACAGATCTTTACAGGCAGGGACCAACTGGTGAACGTGAAGAATGGGTAAATTTAAGGGTAGCCATTTTACTGAAAGCGCTGCTGGAAGCTGAAGGTGCAAAAGTGGTCATGACGCGTACCAGCGATGATTTTGTACCCCTGGCAACCCGTTCCAAAATAGCAAGGGAAAATAAGGCGCAGCTGTTTCTGTCCATTCATCACAATGCTACTGCCGATTCGACGGTAAATTTCCCTATTGTTTATTTTCACGGCAAATCCTCAGAAAACAAAGCCGGGGTTGCTTTTGGAAAGGAAATTGCCAGGGCCATGCAATCGGAATTTTATGAGGTTAAAACTCCGGTAAGTGTGGTCTCAGACCATACCGTTTTTGCTCTTGAGGGTGCAAGTGTGCTGCGCAATACCTACGGTATCCCGGGTGTACTTTCTGAAGCTTCATTTTTTACCAATCCAAAGGAAGAGAGACAGCTGAAAGATCCTGAGCATAACAGGAGGGAGGCTGTAGCTTATTTAAAAGCCATAAGGTTTTTTTTCAGCAATAAGGTCGAAATCATAAAAGACAAGGACCCGAACTTTGTTATTCCGCCCTTTCAGGGCTTACAGGAAGCTGAACGGATGAGTGAAGTGGCTAAAAAATGGCTGGATGATTACCGGAAGGGATCATTGCTGATGAAAAGTAAAGATACTGCTGCCCTACAGGAGGCTTATGAGCTATTTACGCGTTCCGCACGATCTTTTCCTGATTCCTATGTAGCCAGGCAATGCCATGAGCAGCGGGTTTATTTATTGAAAAAGTTGGGGAAAAAGGAAGAAGCCAGACAGGAAAAACTGCGTTCAGCTGAGTTTTATGTAAAATAA
- a CDS encoding helix-turn-helix transcriptional regulator, with translation MLLKTRGALTATEISKELNITTEGARLQLLKLTEEGLIQSSQESKGVGRPTQYFSLTDLGNKGFPDTHAELTVKLIQLMKDTLGEEALQTVISAGEQKAKQRYQQQMNQNNSLEERIRTLAEIRSREGYMAEYTKDDKGFLLIENHCPICAAAQICQGFCVSELNTFKFVLGEDVNISRVSHIIAGDRRCAYRISL, from the coding sequence ATGTTGTTGAAGACACGAGGTGCTTTAACGGCGACCGAGATTTCTAAAGAACTGAATATCACCACTGAGGGTGCCAGGCTTCAACTGCTTAAACTAACTGAAGAAGGACTGATCCAATCCAGTCAGGAGTCGAAAGGCGTAGGCAGGCCTACCCAATATTTCAGTCTAACCGATTTGGGCAATAAGGGATTTCCGGACACGCACGCAGAACTTACCGTAAAGCTCATCCAGCTGATGAAAGATACACTTGGAGAGGAAGCCTTGCAAACGGTCATATCAGCCGGAGAACAAAAAGCGAAACAACGCTATCAGCAGCAAATGAACCAAAACAATTCACTGGAAGAAAGAATCCGTACACTGGCCGAAATCCGAAGCCGCGAAGGATATATGGCCGAATACACCAAAGATGACAAAGGTTTTCTGCTGATAGAAAACCACTGCCCTATCTGTGCCGCAGCCCAGATCTGTCAGGGCTTCTGTGTTTCAGAACTCAACACTTTTAAATTTGTACTTGGAGAAGATGTAAACATCAGCAGGGTAAGCCACATCATTGCCGGCGACAGAAGATGCGCCTACAGGATTTCTCTTTAA
- a CDS encoding efflux RND transporter permease subunit: MLKKFIDNPVLSTVISVIIVILGLLGLFSLPISQYPDIAPPAVEVSTAYQGASADVVMKSVIIPLEEQINGVENMTYMTSKASNDGSASITINFKQGTDPDMAAINVQNRITKATSLLPAEVVKMGITTSKRLNSEVFSFLLYSEDGKYDQKFLDNYLKINIIPQIKRIQGIGDAQVYGGKDYSMRIWLKPDAMAAYGLIPADIVNALAEQNIEAAPGKVGENSNQSFQYTLKYTGRFEKAEEFEHIILKSVGNGQVLKLKDVADINLGSFTYSSTLTAQGQESPYVAVSQTSGSNAHDIIRQCEKILKDAEKSFPKGVKIGVFANANEFLDASISKLIFTIIEAFILVFIVVFIFLQDFRSTLIPAIAVPVAIIGTFFFLKLFGFTINLLTLFALVLAIGIVVDDAIVVVEAVHAKLDHGAKSAKKATLHAMSEISSAIISITLIMAAVFVPVTFVTGSVGVFYKQFGLTLAVAIIISAVNALTLSPALCALLLKPHQGHDQVKKGFMQRFYDGFNASFSAMTNRYKKSVVFLVNRKWIAFMGIALFSVLFWFLVKTTPTGFVPNEDSGSIYGNVILPPATSLERTEVIANQIDSIARSIPEVELSSRLAGMDLMSGTGSSYAAIFIRLKPWKERTKEGQDIKSIVGQLFAKTANIKGASIIFFAAPTLQGFGNNDGFEFQLQDKTGGSYKAFDAVIGKFMGTLNQRPEIMYAATSYNTSFPQYEVSVNVAKCKEAGVAVSTVLGTLQGYLGGIYASDFNRFGKQYRVMIQAEAGQRSNKEAISKIFVRNERGVMAPISAFITLKKTYGPEFINRFNLFTAAAVNGAPKPGYSSGDAIKAIQEVAAQTLPQGYTFEFSGLTLEELSSGNQTLLIFILSLLFIYFLLSAQYKSYILPFSVLLSLPIGLAGAFLFARLFGLDNNIFLQISLIMLIGLLAKNAILIVEFALMHRLSGRNLVQSAIAGATARLRPILMTSFAFVFGLLPLMVATGAGAISNRSIGTAAVGGMLIGTVFGVFVIPVLFVVFQALQEKISGNPKTVDIE; the protein is encoded by the coding sequence ATGTTAAAGAAATTTATAGACAACCCGGTATTATCTACAGTAATATCGGTGATCATTGTCATACTAGGCTTATTGGGCCTGTTTTCCCTGCCCATATCCCAATATCCGGATATTGCACCGCCCGCTGTTGAGGTCAGTACAGCTTATCAGGGCGCAAGTGCGGATGTGGTGATGAAAAGTGTGATTATCCCTCTGGAAGAGCAGATTAACGGGGTGGAAAACATGACTTACATGACCTCTAAGGCCAGCAATGATGGCAGTGCAAGCATTACGATTAATTTTAAGCAGGGTACCGATCCAGATATGGCCGCTATTAACGTACAGAACAGGATTACCAAGGCAACCAGTTTATTACCTGCAGAGGTGGTAAAAATGGGTATTACGACCAGCAAAAGGCTGAACAGCGAGGTGTTTAGTTTTCTGCTGTATAGTGAAGATGGAAAATATGACCAGAAGTTTCTGGACAATTACCTGAAGATTAACATTATCCCTCAGATCAAAAGGATCCAGGGTATTGGAGATGCACAGGTTTATGGGGGTAAAGATTACAGCATGCGAATATGGCTGAAACCGGATGCCATGGCAGCTTATGGTCTTATTCCGGCTGATATTGTGAATGCCCTGGCAGAGCAGAATATTGAAGCCGCACCAGGTAAGGTGGGTGAAAACAGCAACCAGAGCTTTCAGTATACCCTAAAGTACACCGGCCGCTTTGAAAAAGCGGAAGAATTTGAACACATCATCCTGAAATCGGTAGGTAACGGGCAGGTGTTAAAACTGAAAGATGTAGCAGACATCAACCTGGGTTCATTTACCTATTCCAGCACACTGACGGCACAGGGGCAAGAGTCACCTTATGTTGCTGTGAGCCAGACTTCAGGTTCGAATGCGCATGATATTATCAGGCAATGTGAAAAGATATTAAAGGATGCAGAGAAAAGTTTTCCAAAAGGGGTGAAGATAGGGGTATTTGCAAATGCCAATGAATTTCTGGATGCTTCCATTTCCAAACTGATCTTTACCATTATAGAAGCCTTTATCCTGGTATTTATTGTGGTATTTATTTTTCTTCAGGATTTCCGTTCTACGCTGATACCGGCCATTGCAGTTCCGGTAGCTATTATTGGTACTTTCTTTTTCCTGAAGTTATTTGGGTTTACCATAAACCTGCTTACTCTATTTGCGCTGGTACTGGCCATTGGTATTGTGGTAGATGATGCCATTGTAGTGGTAGAAGCGGTGCATGCCAAGCTGGACCATGGGGCTAAGTCGGCCAAAAAAGCGACCCTGCATGCGATGAGCGAGATCAGTTCGGCCATCATTTCCATTACCCTGATCATGGCTGCGGTATTTGTTCCCGTAACCTTTGTGACAGGATCGGTAGGTGTATTTTACAAGCAATTTGGTTTAACACTGGCGGTAGCCATTATCATATCGGCAGTAAATGCGCTTACCCTGAGCCCTGCTCTTTGTGCTTTGTTGCTTAAGCCACATCAGGGACATGACCAGGTTAAAAAAGGCTTTATGCAGCGGTTTTATGACGGCTTTAACGCCTCATTTTCAGCCATGACCAACCGCTATAAAAAATCTGTGGTGTTCCTGGTGAACAGGAAGTGGATTGCTTTTATGGGTATAGCCTTGTTTTCGGTATTGTTCTGGTTTTTGGTGAAGACTACCCCAACTGGTTTTGTACCCAATGAGGACAGTGGTTCTATTTATGGTAACGTGATCCTTCCACCGGCAACATCACTGGAGCGAACAGAGGTAATTGCCAACCAGATTGACAGCATAGCACGTTCCATCCCTGAAGTAGAATTGTCGTCGCGGCTGGCGGGTATGGATTTAATGAGTGGTACGGGAAGTTCTTACGCCGCTATATTTATCCGTCTTAAACCCTGGAAGGAAAGAACAAAGGAGGGGCAGGACATTAAAAGCATAGTGGGACAGCTGTTTGCCAAAACTGCCAATATTAAAGGAGCCAGTATTATATTTTTTGCAGCGCCAACCTTACAGGGCTTTGGAAATAACGATGGGTTTGAATTTCAGCTGCAGGATAAGACCGGCGGTAGTTATAAGGCTTTTGATGCTGTAATTGGCAAGTTTATGGGTACGCTGAACCAGCGGCCAGAAATCATGTATGCTGCTACATCCTACAATACCAGCTTCCCGCAATATGAAGTAAGTGTAAACGTAGCGAAATGTAAGGAAGCCGGTGTTGCGGTGAGTACTGTATTGGGGACCTTACAGGGGTATCTGGGTGGTATTTATGCTTCTGATTTTAACCGTTTTGGTAAGCAATACCGTGTCATGATCCAGGCAGAGGCCGGACAGAGGAGCAATAAAGAAGCGATCAGCAAAATATTTGTCAGAAATGAGCGCGGTGTAATGGCGCCGATATCAGCGTTTATAACTTTAAAGAAAACCTATGGTCCGGAATTCATCAACCGCTTTAACCTGTTTACGGCTGCTGCGGTAAATGGTGCACCTAAGCCAGGATACAGTTCTGGTGATGCAATTAAAGCCATACAGGAAGTGGCGGCGCAGACTTTACCACAGGGCTATACTTTTGAATTCTCGGGACTGACGCTGGAAGAACTATCGAGCGGAAACCAGACCCTGCTGATCTTTATACTGAGTTTGCTGTTCATTTACTTTTTGCTAAGTGCCCAGTATAAGAGTTATATTCTGCCCTTTTCGGTTCTGCTTTCGCTGCCTATTGGTTTGGCCGGTGCGTTTTTGTTCGCCCGTTTATTTGGGCTTGACAATAACATCTTCCTGCAGATCAGCCTGATCATGCTGATCGGATTGCTGGCTAAAAATGCAATCCTGATTGTAGAGTTTGCCCTGATGCACAGGTTAAGTGGAAGAAACCTGGTCCAGTCGGCCATAGCTGGTGCCACGGCCAGGTTAAGGCCTATTCTGATGACCTCATTTGCCTTCGTTTTTGGTTTGCTCCCTTTAATGGTTGCAACAGGTGCGGGGGCCATCAGTAACCGCTCGATAGGTACTGCAGCTGTTGGCGGGATGCTGATCGGAACAGTGTTTGGGGTGTTTGTGATCCCTGTGTTATTTGTGGTTTTCCAGGCCCTGCAGGAAAAGATCAGTGGTAACCCAAAAACTGTTGACATTGAATAA